A single Prevotella sp. E15-22 DNA region contains:
- a CDS encoding ATP-binding protein: MTNQEADTRYERSLTLPNDVQTVPQLAEFVEEVCETTGLDMGTAMKMNLAIEEAVVNVMNYAYPAGEEGTVTIDAKADGTTLTFVIIDNGTPFDPTAKGEVDTTLSAEERGIGGLGIHLIRQLMDSINYERNNGRNVLTLVKKL; encoded by the coding sequence ATGACAAACCAAGAGGCTGACACACGCTATGAGCGCAGTCTGACCCTGCCCAACGACGTACAGACGGTGCCGCAACTGGCCGAGTTTGTAGAGGAGGTATGCGAGACCACAGGTCTGGACATGGGCACGGCCATGAAGATGAACCTGGCCATCGAGGAAGCGGTGGTCAACGTGATGAACTACGCCTATCCCGCTGGCGAGGAGGGCACGGTGACCATCGACGCCAAGGCCGATGGAACGACGCTCACCTTTGTCATCATCGACAACGGTACGCCCTTCGACCCCACGGCCAAGGGAGAGGTGGACACCACCCTGTCGGCCGAGGAACGCGGCATTGGCGGACTGGGCATTCACCTTATTCGTCAGCTGATGGACAGTATTAACTACGAACGCAATAACGGACGCAACGTCCTTACGCTCGTCAAAAAGCTATAA
- a CDS encoding SLC13 family permease, whose translation MLSEFIFLGFSIEAWITLLTVVSIFVVMARSRIPAEVAFLGALTVLLVTGVVSEEEGMAGFGSEPVVIHAAFFVIIAGLMQTGVLYWLTKNVLGDPKNYNNALLRLMVPTSILAALLNSVNVVALFIDAVKIWARKLNISPSKLLLPLSYAATLGGMCTLLGNSSNLVVAGLYLNKTGQSMNLFEPLLPGLVLTVVGVLMVMMLQHYIPSRRSAEQSFETTSDYTVELLVPTDNPAVGETVEEAGLYSVKGGSLVEIVRFDREIIMPVPKDEWVLGGDRLIYAGQINEILELKRTHGLAAADHHVWSINDIDTKRKMRTAYVDFGSSLIGRSMAQCHFEQKNNVALVAVARQGYRVDGQPREIKLEAGDTLLLECPPKGDRLLEQETRHTVTFFDSHFVPHLGKKTITSAIILVLMFLISSLHLMPLMASTMMAAGLMMLLGCCRITGVTKYIEWELLLILGATVVFSVAITKTGIADNIANQVLQLCGRNPYVVMAVMCLLASLVSEFVSDVGSSAVFFPIMFQQADLLGCNPMPFVMSLMLSVTISFASPIGSNTHMLIYGPGSFKFTDFARLGIVMHIVLLALALILVNIIYPLY comes from the coding sequence ATGTTAAGCGAGTTTATATTCCTAGGATTCAGCATTGAGGCGTGGATCACCCTTCTGACGGTGGTCAGCATCTTTGTGGTGATGGCCCGCTCGCGCATTCCTGCCGAGGTGGCTTTCCTGGGTGCACTCACCGTACTGCTGGTGACGGGCGTGGTGAGCGAGGAAGAAGGCATGGCGGGCTTCGGCAGCGAGCCGGTAGTGATCCATGCGGCCTTCTTTGTCATCATCGCCGGACTGATGCAGACGGGTGTGCTCTACTGGCTCACCAAGAACGTGCTGGGCGATCCTAAGAACTATAACAACGCGCTGCTGCGACTGATGGTGCCCACGAGCATCCTGGCAGCTCTTCTTAACTCGGTCAACGTGGTGGCCCTCTTTATCGATGCGGTAAAGATTTGGGCACGCAAACTGAATATCTCTCCCTCAAAGCTTCTGCTTCCCCTGAGCTATGCGGCCACGCTGGGCGGCATGTGCACACTGCTGGGCAACTCGTCGAACCTGGTGGTGGCAGGCCTCTATCTGAATAAGACGGGCCAGTCGATGAACCTCTTCGAGCCACTGCTGCCAGGACTGGTGCTCACCGTGGTGGGCGTGCTCATGGTGATGATGCTGCAGCATTACATCCCCTCGCGCAGGTCGGCTGAGCAATCGTTCGAGACCACCAGCGACTATACTGTGGAACTGCTGGTGCCCACAGACAACCCTGCCGTGGGCGAGACGGTGGAAGAGGCTGGCCTCTATAGCGTGAAGGGTGGCTCGCTGGTGGAGATTGTGCGCTTCGACCGCGAGATTATCATGCCCGTGCCTAAGGATGAATGGGTGCTGGGCGGCGACCGACTGATTTATGCCGGCCAGATTAACGAGATACTGGAACTGAAACGCACACACGGACTGGCAGCTGCCGACCACCATGTGTGGAGCATCAACGACATTGACACCAAGCGCAAGATGCGCACGGCCTACGTGGACTTTGGCAGCAGTCTGATTGGACGCTCCATGGCGCAATGTCATTTTGAGCAGAAGAACAACGTGGCATTGGTGGCTGTGGCGCGCCAGGGCTACCGCGTAGATGGTCAGCCACGCGAGATCAAGCTGGAAGCTGGCGATACGCTGCTGCTGGAGTGTCCGCCTAAGGGCGACCGACTGCTGGAGCAGGAAACCCGCCACACGGTGACCTTCTTCGACAGTCATTTCGTGCCGCATCTGGGCAAAAAGACCATCACCTCGGCTATCATTCTGGTGCTGATGTTCCTCATTTCATCGCTCCACCTGATGCCGCTGATGGCCTCGACGATGATGGCGGCAGGACTGATGATGCTCCTGGGCTGTTGTCGCATCACGGGCGTCACCAAATATATTGAATGGGAACTGCTGCTCATCCTGGGTGCCACGGTGGTCTTTTCTGTGGCCATCACCAAGACGGGCATTGCCGACAATATTGCCAACCAGGTGCTGCAGCTGTGCGGCCGAAACCCCTATGTGGTCATGGCCGTGATGTGTCTGCTGGCATCACTGGTGAGCGAGTTTGTGAGCGACGTGGGCTCGAGTGCCGTGTTCTTCCCCATCATGTTTCAGCAGGCCGACCTACTGGGATGCAACCCCATGCCGTTCGTCATGTCGCTGATGCTAAGCGTCACCATCAGCTTCGCCTCGCCCATCGGCAGCAACACGCACATGCTGATTTACGGTCCTGGCTCGTTTAAGTTTACCGACTTTGCCCGCCTGGGCATCGTGATGCACATCGTGCTACTGGCGCTGGCACTGATTCTTGTGAACATTATTTATCCATTATACTAA
- a CDS encoding STAS domain-containing protein: protein MKTTFKEENNDFVMYFEGRLDTAAAPAVESEMTPLNDCTGHDIILDCSQLEYISSSGLRIFLAILKNAKPKGSHVFIRGLNDDLRQVFAMTGFTNLFEFK, encoded by the coding sequence ATGAAAACGACATTTAAAGAAGAAAACAACGATTTCGTGATGTATTTCGAAGGACGTCTTGACACTGCCGCCGCACCTGCAGTTGAGAGCGAGATGACACCCCTGAACGACTGCACCGGTCATGATATCATCCTTGACTGCTCGCAGCTGGAATATATCTCATCAAGCGGTCTGCGTATCTTCCTGGCTATCCTGAAAAATGCTAAACCCAAAGGCAGTCACGTGTTTATCCGTGGCTTGAACGATGACCTCCGTCAGGTGTTTGCCATGACGGGCTTCACTAATCTGTTCGAGTTTAAATGA
- the argB gene encoding acetylglutamate kinase has protein sequence MIPKITIVKVGGAVVEDEAQLSRLLQDFCAIDGPKILVHGGGRRATKIAERLNIETKMVNGRRITDAEMLEVVTMVYGGLVNKNVVARLQALGCDAIGLTGADANILLSAKRPVKMVDGTPVDYGFVGDVKQANGTKIAHFIDTGLIPVIAPLTHDGEGHMLNTNADTMASETAKAMAAVGFDVTLIYAFEKPGVLRNPDDDNSVIATINHADFEVYKADGTISGGMLPKIENALAATDAGVKRVIITQATAIDGLHGTVISS, from the coding sequence ATGATACCCAAGATAACAATCGTGAAAGTGGGCGGCGCCGTTGTCGAAGACGAAGCACAACTGAGTCGCCTGCTTCAGGACTTCTGCGCTATCGACGGACCAAAGATACTGGTGCACGGCGGCGGCCGCAGGGCTACGAAGATAGCCGAGCGACTGAACATCGAGACGAAGATGGTGAACGGCCGACGCATCACGGATGCCGAGATGCTCGAGGTGGTGACGATGGTCTACGGCGGACTGGTGAACAAAAACGTGGTGGCACGACTGCAGGCCCTGGGCTGCGATGCCATCGGACTCACTGGTGCCGACGCCAACATTCTGCTCTCGGCAAAGCGCCCTGTCAAGATGGTGGACGGCACACCCGTTGACTATGGCTTCGTGGGCGACGTCAAACAGGCTAACGGTACAAAAATTGCCCATTTCATCGATACCGGACTCATTCCTGTGATTGCGCCGCTGACGCACGACGGCGAGGGCCACATGCTGAACACCAACGCCGACACAATGGCCTCCGAGACGGCCAAGGCCATGGCTGCCGTGGGCTTCGACGTGACGCTGATCTATGCCTTCGAGAAGCCTGGCGTGCTGCGCAATCCTGACGACGACAACTCAGTGATTGCCACCATTAACCATGCCGACTTCGAGGTGTATAAGGCCGACGGCACTATCAGCGGCGGCATGCTGCCGAAAATAGAAAACGCGCTCGCCGCCACAGATGCTGGCGTCAAGCGCGTCATTATCACGCAGGCCACGGCCATCGACGGCCTTCATGGCACTGTTATTTCTTCTTAG
- a CDS encoding DEAD/DEAH box helicase: MKTFEELGVSVEIRRAIEEMGFVQPMPVQEEVIPRLLTSTQDMIALAQTGTGKTASFGIPLLMRLDLSNRDTQALVLSPTRELCLQIADDLRDFSKYMDGVHVEAVYGGAAIEQQIRALKKGVQVIVATPGRLIDLKNRGFAKLENVTNIVLDEADEMLNMGFSDAINEIFESLPADHSTLMFSATMSREVERVAKKYLTDYEEVVVGSRNEGAESVNHIYYMVQAKDKYLALKRIVDYYPKIFAIIFCRTKLETQEIADKLIRDGYNAESLHGDLSQQQRDLTMQKFRQHLTQLLVATDVAARGLDVDDLTHVINFGLPDDTESYTHRSGRTGRAGKKGTSISIVHSKEKHKIRDIEKIIGKKFIETPIPSAEEICKKQLYKVMDQIVKTDVDDDEIAPFLQDINRYFEFIDKDELIKKIVSLEFGKFLAYYADAPEIEAPVKEKEKKPQSDREKRLNKAQKGYKRLFINLGKKDGFFPGVLMQTLNRYVGGRQEVGHIDLLDTISYFEVPEKDARKVMTQLTGIRYKGRTVRCNAEDDKDAGQRRDDSPRKKGHKKDDWRSLMNPSRVDFKGEVPDFSEEGWARRKPKKK; encoded by the coding sequence ATGAAGACATTTGAAGAATTAGGTGTGAGCGTAGAGATACGCCGAGCCATTGAAGAAATGGGATTTGTACAGCCCATGCCTGTACAGGAGGAGGTCATTCCAAGACTACTGACCAGCACACAAGACATGATTGCTTTGGCGCAGACCGGAACGGGCAAAACAGCCTCGTTCGGCATACCGCTGTTGATGAGACTTGACTTGAGTAACCGCGACACGCAGGCGCTGGTGTTGAGTCCCACGCGTGAACTGTGTCTGCAGATTGCCGACGATCTGCGCGACTTCTCGAAATATATGGATGGTGTTCATGTGGAGGCCGTTTATGGCGGTGCCGCCATCGAGCAGCAGATACGCGCGCTGAAGAAGGGTGTGCAGGTGATCGTGGCCACGCCAGGTCGCTTGATTGACTTGAAGAACCGTGGCTTTGCCAAATTGGAAAACGTTACCAATATTGTGCTCGACGAGGCCGACGAGATGCTGAACATGGGCTTCTCGGATGCCATCAACGAGATATTCGAGTCGCTGCCTGCCGACCACAGCACGCTGATGTTCTCGGCCACGATGAGCCGTGAGGTGGAGCGCGTGGCCAAGAAATACCTGACCGACTACGAGGAGGTGGTGGTAGGCTCGCGCAACGAGGGTGCCGAGAGTGTGAACCACATCTATTATATGGTGCAGGCCAAGGACAAGTATCTGGCCCTGAAGCGCATCGTTGACTATTACCCCAAGATCTTTGCGATTATCTTCTGTCGCACCAAGTTGGAGACGCAGGAGATTGCCGACAAGCTGATTCGCGACGGCTATAATGCCGAGTCGCTGCATGGCGACCTGAGTCAGCAGCAGCGCGACCTCACCATGCAGAAGTTCCGCCAGCATCTCACCCAACTGCTCGTGGCCACCGATGTGGCTGCCCGTGGTCTGGATGTGGACGACCTGACGCACGTTATCAACTTCGGTCTGCCCGATGATACGGAGAGCTACACCCACCGTTCTGGCCGTACGGGCCGTGCCGGCAAGAAGGGTACCAGCATCTCGATTGTTCACTCCAAGGAGAAACATAAGATTCGCGATATCGAAAAGATTATTGGTAAGAAGTTCATAGAAACGCCCATTCCATCGGCCGAGGAGATCTGTAAGAAGCAGCTCTATAAGGTGATGGACCAGATTGTGAAGACCGATGTGGACGACGATGAGATAGCGCCTTTCCTGCAGGATATCAACCGCTATTTCGAGTTTATCGACAAGGACGAGCTCATCAAGAAGATTGTTTCACTGGAGTTTGGTAAGTTCCTGGCCTACTATGCCGATGCACCTGAGATTGAGGCACCCGTTAAGGAAAAAGAGAAGAAGCCCCAGAGCGATCGCGAGAAGCGCCTCAATAAGGCTCAGAAGGGCTATAAGCGCCTCTTTATCAACCTGGGCAAGAAGGACGGCTTCTTCCCTGGCGTGCTGATGCAGACGCTGAACCGCTATGTGGGCGGCCGTCAGGAGGTGGGACATATCGACCTGCTGGACACCATCTCGTATTTCGAGGTGCCCGAGAAGGACGCCCGCAAGGTGATGACCCAGCTCACAGGCATCCGCTATAAGGGTCGCACGGTGCGCTGTAACGCCGAGGACGACAAGGACGCTGGTCAGCGCCGAGATGACAGTCCCAGAAAGAAAGGGCATAAAAAAGACGACTGGCGCTCATTGATGAACCCCAGTCGTGTGGATTTTAAAGGCGAGGTGCCCGACTTCTCGGAGGAAGGCTGGGCCCGTCGTAAGCCTAAGAAGAAATAA
- a CDS encoding TIGR00730 family Rossman fold protein, with product MKLCIFCSANQNIDPVFFEMTHELGEWAAKNGHSIVFGGHDAGLMHAVSKAAHENGGQVIGVVPRKIEEMGRLSPYLDVHIPTENLTDRKDLMMLQGDAFIVLPGGIGTLDELFTTAAAATLQYHQKPLILWNMKGFWNSFIACMDDLQQKGVIRGEWRNGIKVVDTLDEIKDLLG from the coding sequence ATGAAACTATGTATTTTCTGTTCGGCCAATCAGAATATTGACCCAGTTTTTTTCGAGATGACCCATGAATTGGGCGAGTGGGCTGCCAAAAACGGCCATTCCATCGTGTTTGGCGGCCATGACGCAGGACTGATGCATGCTGTGAGTAAGGCAGCGCACGAGAACGGCGGCCAGGTGATTGGCGTGGTGCCACGAAAGATTGAAGAGATGGGGCGACTGAGTCCTTACCTGGATGTGCACATCCCTACGGAGAACCTGACCGACCGCAAGGACCTGATGATGCTGCAGGGCGATGCGTTCATCGTGCTGCCTGGCGGCATTGGCACCCTCGACGAACTCTTCACCACAGCGGCGGCAGCCACCCTGCAATATCACCAGAAGCCCCTCATATTGTGGAATATGAAGGGCTTCTGGAATTCGTTCATTGCCTGCATGGACGACCTGCAGCAAAAGGGGGTTATTCGTGGCGAGTGGCGCAACGGCATCAAAGTGGTTGACACCCTCGATGAAATCAAGGATTTACTCGGATAA
- a CDS encoding carbohydrate kinase gives MRKVIGIGETVLDIIFKDDQPMAAVPGGSTFNCLISLGRCGVNASFISETGNDRVGRRIISFLEENGVDAKSVSVYPDSKSPLSLAFLNERNDAEYIFYKDHPKDRLDFNYPEVNENDVVVFGSYYAVNPVIRPQVHGFLDYAKSHGAILYYDVNFRSSHKDEVMKLTPNILENLELADILRGSTEDFEVMFRKTDADAIYRSQVSFYTKKFICTNGSEPVELRADNGFKKQYPILKNDHVVSTIGAGDNFNAGFIYGLLKHNITREVIDNGLSEAQWDAVIDYAMKFSANVCKSINNYVDEDFAKSMK, from the coding sequence ATGAGAAAAGTAATAGGTATTGGCGAGACTGTTCTCGACATTATATTCAAGGACGACCAGCCCATGGCGGCTGTTCCTGGTGGCAGCACGTTTAACTGTCTGATTTCGTTGGGCCGTTGTGGTGTGAACGCATCGTTTATCAGCGAGACTGGTAACGACCGTGTGGGTCGCCGCATCATCAGCTTCCTCGAGGAGAACGGCGTGGATGCCAAGTCGGTGTCGGTGTATCCCGACTCGAAGTCGCCCCTTTCGCTGGCATTCCTCAACGAGCGCAACGATGCCGAGTATATCTTCTATAAGGACCATCCCAAGGACCGCCTGGACTTCAACTATCCTGAGGTCAACGAGAACGACGTGGTGGTGTTCGGCTCGTATTATGCCGTGAACCCCGTGATCCGTCCGCAGGTGCATGGCTTCCTCGACTATGCCAAGTCGCACGGCGCCATCCTCTACTACGACGTGAACTTCCGTTCTTCGCATAAGGATGAGGTGATGAAACTCACGCCCAACATCCTTGAAAACCTGGAGTTGGCCGACATCCTTCGCGGCTCAACCGAAGACTTCGAGGTGATGTTTCGCAAGACCGATGCCGACGCCATCTATCGCTCGCAGGTGTCGTTCTATACCAAGAAGTTCATCTGCACCAACGGCTCAGAGCCCGTGGAACTGCGTGCCGACAACGGTTTCAAGAAGCAGTATCCCATCCTGAAGAACGACCATGTGGTGAGCACCATCGGTGCTGGCGATAACTTCAATGCCGGCTTTATCTACGGACTCCTGAAGCACAACATCACCCGTGAGGTGATTGACAACGGACTCAGCGAGGCCCAGTGGGATGCAGTTATCGACTACGCCATGAAGTTCTCGGCCAACGTCTGCAAGAGCATCAACAACTATGTAGACGAGGATTTTGCCAAGAGTATGAAGTAA
- a CDS encoding pitrilysin family protein: protein MTKYNTITLENGLRIIHLPSDSQVVYCGIAVKAGTRHEMPGEEGLAHFCEHLSFKGTEQRSAVQIINAIEGLGGELNAFTNKEDTVFYCAIQARHFMKAVNVLCDIVFHSTYPQSEVEKEREVVCDEIESYEDTPAELIFDEIENILFKGHPLGHNILGTSEQVRQYNSEDAHRFTSRYYRPNNCVFFASGDINFKELTKLLGKNTNNITEPLDHQTIYSPPSQGGAGSGSVGSAGSFIRHRGTHQAHVIIGSRAYAADDKRRWALYLLNNILGGPGLNSRLNLSLRERNGLVYSVESSMVCYGDTGCWCVYFGCDPHDVKRCCRLVSRELSKLMERPLSPTQLRKAKQQLQGQLAIASDSREQFALDFAKNYLHSGKERDLSDIMRHIDCLTPEDLQKVACDIFATDHLTTLIYE, encoded by the coding sequence ATGACAAAATACAATACAATAACACTGGAAAACGGCTTGCGCATCATCCACCTGCCCTCCGACTCGCAGGTGGTTTATTGCGGCATTGCCGTGAAGGCCGGCACCCGCCACGAAATGCCTGGCGAGGAGGGACTGGCCCATTTCTGCGAGCACCTGTCGTTCAAGGGCACGGAGCAGCGCAGTGCCGTACAGATTATCAACGCCATCGAGGGACTGGGCGGCGAGTTGAACGCCTTCACCAACAAGGAGGACACGGTGTTCTATTGCGCCATCCAGGCACGTCATTTCATGAAGGCGGTCAACGTGCTCTGCGACATCGTGTTCCACAGCACCTATCCACAGAGCGAGGTAGAAAAGGAACGCGAGGTGGTGTGCGACGAGATTGAGAGTTACGAGGACACGCCAGCCGAGCTAATCTTCGATGAAATCGAGAATATTTTGTTCAAGGGCCATCCCCTGGGCCACAACATCCTGGGCACCAGCGAGCAGGTGCGTCAGTACAACAGCGAGGATGCCCATCGCTTCACCAGTCGCTACTACCGCCCCAACAACTGCGTGTTCTTCGCCAGTGGTGACATCAACTTCAAAGAACTAACAAAGCTATTAGGAAAGAACACAAATAATATCACAGAACCCCTCGACCACCAAACTATCTACTCCCCTCCCTCACAGGGAGGGGCCGGGAGTGGGTCCGTTGGGTCTGCTGGGTCTTTTATCCGCCATCGCGGCACCCACCAGGCTCACGTCATCATCGGCTCGCGTGCCTATGCAGCCGACGATAAGCGCCGTTGGGCCCTCTACCTGCTGAACAACATCCTGGGCGGCCCAGGCCTCAACTCGCGCCTGAACCTGTCGCTCCGTGAGCGCAACGGACTGGTATATAGCGTGGAGAGCAGCATGGTGTGCTATGGCGACACAGGCTGCTGGTGCGTGTATTTTGGTTGCGATCCACACGATGTGAAACGCTGCTGCCGACTGGTGAGCCGCGAGCTCAGCAAACTCATGGAGCGCCCCCTGTCGCCCACCCAACTGCGCAAGGCGAAGCAGCAGCTGCAAGGTCAGTTGGCCATTGCCAGCGACAGTCGCGAGCAGTTTGCCCTCGACTTTGCCAAGAACTATTTGCACAGCGGCAAGGAGCGCGACCTCAGCGACATCATGCGCCACATCGACTGCCTCACCCCCGAGGACTTACAAAAAGTGGCCTGCGACATCTTTGCCACAGACCACCTCACTACGCTGATTTACGAATAA
- a CDS encoding carbohydrate kinase: MEQKRFIVGLGEALWDVLPEGKKLGGAPANFAYHAGQFGLQTLAISALGEDALAEETIEALKEHGLNYLMPRVPFPTGTVHVTLSGDGIPAYEIKENVAWDNIPYTPDIAEIARQCRAVCFGSLAQRNVTSWATIRQFLDNTPEDCLKIFDINLRQQFYTKDVIEESLKRCNILKINDEELVVIKRMYGYDDLDMRGICEKMLAEYKLKMLVLTCGTNGSYVFAPGLTSFQETPKVTVADTVGAGDSFTGSFCAAILNGKSLEAAHRIAVEVSAYVCTQNGAMPKYPDTLIAKI, encoded by the coding sequence ATGGAACAGAAACGATTTATAGTAGGTCTCGGAGAGGCTTTATGGGATGTTCTTCCCGAAGGAAAGAAACTGGGCGGTGCCCCCGCTAACTTTGCTTATCATGCCGGACAGTTTGGCTTGCAGACACTGGCCATCAGTGCACTGGGTGAGGATGCGCTGGCCGAAGAGACCATCGAGGCGCTGAAAGAACACGGACTGAACTACCTGATGCCACGGGTGCCCTTCCCCACAGGTACAGTACATGTTACGCTGTCAGGCGATGGCATTCCTGCCTATGAGATCAAGGAGAATGTGGCATGGGACAACATTCCCTACACACCAGATATTGCAGAGATTGCCCGTCAGTGCCGTGCCGTTTGTTTCGGTTCACTGGCTCAGCGCAATGTCACTTCCTGGGCCACCATCCGCCAGTTCCTTGACAACACGCCAGAGGACTGCCTAAAGATTTTCGATATCAATCTGCGCCAGCAGTTCTATACCAAGGATGTCATTGAGGAGTCGCTGAAGCGCTGCAACATCCTGAAGATTAACGATGAAGAATTGGTTGTCATCAAGCGCATGTATGGCTATGACGATCTGGACATGCGTGGCATCTGCGAGAAGATGCTGGCAGAATATAAGCTGAAGATGCTGGTTCTGACGTGTGGCACCAATGGTTCGTACGTCTTTGCGCCTGGTCTGACGTCTTTCCAGGAGACGCCGAAGGTGACCGTTGCTGACACGGTAGGTGCTGGCGACTCGTTCACGGGCTCGTTCTGCGCAGCCATCCTCAACGGCAAATCTCTGGAGGCTGCTCACCGCATAGCTGTAGAGGTCAGTGCCTATGTCTGCACACAGAATGGTGCTATGCCCAAATACCCTGACACACTGATTGCCAAGATATAA
- a CDS encoding MFS transporter has protein sequence MTKQNKTIYLIPVMLCFFCMGFVDLVGIASNYVKEDLALSDSVANVLPSLVFFWFLIFSVPTGMLMNRIGRKKTVLLSLVVTVVSLLLPLFGETFSIMLVAFSLLGIGNALMQTSLNPLVSTVMGGGNLAATLTFGQFIKAIASFSAPYLAMWGATLVIPEFGLNWRVLFGIFFVVGILSTVLLFVTPIEEPPIEGRPSTFVECFKLLGTPIVLLSFLGIMCHVGIDVGTNTTAPKILMERLGMTLNEAAFATSLYFIFRTLGCLTGSFFLRVLKMRTFFTISIAMMALSMCGLFIGTEQWMLYTAIALVGYGNSNVFSMCFATALESMPEKQNEVSGLMIMGLFGGTIFPLLMGFMSDAMGQAGAVLVMAVGVIYLFTYIKQLKTA, from the coding sequence ATGACTAAGCAAAACAAAACGATTTACCTGATTCCCGTGATGCTCTGCTTCTTCTGCATGGGCTTCGTGGACTTGGTGGGCATTGCCTCCAACTATGTAAAGGAAGACCTCGCACTGAGCGACTCAGTTGCCAACGTACTGCCATCGCTAGTATTCTTCTGGTTCCTCATCTTCAGCGTACCCACGGGCATGCTGATGAACAGAATCGGTCGTAAGAAGACTGTATTGCTGTCGCTGGTGGTGACTGTCGTGTCGCTACTCTTGCCACTGTTTGGCGAGACGTTCAGCATTATGCTGGTAGCCTTCTCACTGCTGGGCATCGGCAACGCATTGATGCAGACCTCGCTGAACCCGCTGGTATCGACGGTGATGGGGGGCGGCAACCTGGCAGCAACGCTGACCTTCGGTCAGTTCATCAAGGCTATTGCCTCCTTCTCGGCACCTTATCTGGCTATGTGGGGCGCTACACTGGTCATTCCTGAGTTCGGACTGAACTGGCGCGTGCTCTTCGGCATCTTCTTCGTGGTGGGCATCCTGTCTACGGTGCTGCTCTTCGTAACACCTATCGAGGAGCCACCCATTGAGGGCAGGCCGTCGACCTTTGTAGAGTGCTTCAAACTGCTGGGAACACCTATCGTCCTCTTGTCGTTCTTGGGAATCATGTGCCATGTGGGTATTGACGTAGGTACTAACACTACCGCACCGAAGATTCTGATGGAGCGCCTGGGAATGACGCTCAACGAGGCGGCATTTGCCACAAGTCTGTACTTCATCTTCCGTACCCTGGGCTGTCTGACGGGTTCGTTCTTCCTCCGCGTGCTGAAGATGCGCACCTTCTTCACCATCTCTATCGCCATGATGGCCCTGTCGATGTGCGGACTGTTCATCGGCACTGAGCAGTGGATGCTCTATACTGCCATAGCTCTGGTGGGTTACGGCAACTCGAATGTCTTCTCCATGTGTTTCGCTACCGCTCTGGAGTCGATGCCTGAGAAACAGAACGAGGTGAGCGGCCTGATGATAATGGGACTGTTTGGTGGTACCATCTTCCCGCTGCTGATGGGCTTCATGAGCGATGCCATGGGACAGGCTGGCGCCGTGTTGGTAATGGCTGTTGGCGTCATCTACCTCTTTACGTATATCAAACAATTAAAAACCGCATAA